The Raphanus sativus cultivar WK10039 chromosome 2, ASM80110v3, whole genome shotgun sequence DNA segment GTTGGCTTTTGATGTTACTGTCAAAAGCAAAGGAGCTAAGATCCTTGCAGGGCTTAATCCTTACTTTGGGGTCAAAGTAGAAGCAAGTCTTCTGCTGTTTAATCCCAAGCCTAATAGTCTTGTTGGTAAGTAAAGAGAAGAGGTCTCATTATACACAACTTTTTAGACTTTCTTCTTTTTGAGCCTTGATGATGATCTCTACCTATTTTTTTGTGCAGAAGGGAAGATTGTTAAGATCTCTCCAGAGACGATCCATGTCATTGTTCTTGGTTTTTCTGCTGCTGTCGTGACTGATATTGATATCCGTGAAGAATTCAAGTACAAAAAGGTACTCTTGAATTTGtagtttaaatattaattttaatctcTAATTTGAGTGATGTAATAGTTCTTTTGTTCTATTCAGAGAAATGGTGAAGATTGCTTTGTGAGCAGCTCTCATAAACGGCATGTACTAAAAGTTGGAACCATGTTACGCCTTCAGGTTGAAAGGTAAATAATCACTCTCTTATAGCTTCTCGCTTATGACTAAACCGTGCTGGCCATCTGTTATCTCACTGTTTTGACTACTTCTGTTCAAACTTGTGATTAGTTTTGATGAAGAGGTGATGCATATAGCTGGATCTTTACTTCCGGCTAACACAGGATGTGTTAAGTGGCTGGAAAAGCAGTCTGAAGAAGCTTCGCATATGGATAGGTTAGTTTGATTTGTACACTCTTCTTTACTCAACTCTCTGATCCTCATCTTTAACAAgaatcctcttttttttttccttcaggGATGATCATAAACGAAGGAAAATAGCCTGAGGAAGAGACTCCAATACAGAGTTGAAGAAAGATTTTAGATCAGCAGAAGCATAAATTGAAGAAATATGGCTTGATATGATGCTTCTTGCAATTTTTGCACTAagttatgtattttttatttgatatttttgcttttaaatGGAATCTAAAATCTGGTGATACTAGATGTTTGTAATTCATACTtcaattttctttaaatctcATGTGTTCCAAAACTAATTTCTGTTGTTGTAATTGAATCATTTTCATGAGTACTAATTAAAAGCACAAAA contains these protein-coding regions:
- the LOC108837521 gene encoding uncharacterized protein LOC108837521, with translation MEGLKLANAELMVYIHPSKSGNKLKAICRELSSLLFQYDETFDGVLLAFDVTVKSKGAKILAGLNPYFGVKVEASLLLFNPKPNSLVEGKIVKISPETIHVIVLGFSAAVVTDIDIREEFKYKKRNGEDCFVSSSHKRHVLKVGTMLRLQVESFDEEVMHIAGSLLPANTGCVKWLEKQSEEASHMDRDDHKRRKIA